Proteins encoded by one window of Geobacter sp. DSM 9736:
- the ileS gene encoding isoleucine--tRNA ligase, translating to MDYKDTLNLPVTGFPMKANLTQKELEILDEWEKSGLYAKIAESGKEKPLYVLHDGPPYANGHIHIGHALNKILKDIILKSKRMAGFRAPYTPGWDCHGLPIELQVEKNLGSKKHEVTKLQMRKQCREYAAKFVEIQKKEFERLGVLGDWKEPYLTMNYVYEGITARELARFAENGSLYRGKKPVHWCSSCVTALAEAEVEYADHKSPSVYVKFPLQEDISATVPALAGKNVSLVIWTTTPWTLPANLAISLHPEFTYVALETGDDVLVVAEGLKEPFEKATGVQGKVIASFTADILDHRKCRHPFYDRDSVILLGEHVTLEAGTGCVHTAPGHGQDDYEIGLREGLDIYNPVDNRGRFLQNVEFFGGQYVFEANAQVIEKLKEVGALVGSGEISHSYPHCWRCKKPIIFRATEQWFIGMEQNDLRKRALDEINKVSWIPRWGKERIYGMVENRPDWCISRQRSWGVPITAFYCTSCGEVLAEGKLMHHVADLFVEHGSDIWYDWDASRLLPEGTTCGCGATSFEKEMDILDVWFDSGVSHAAVLEQNPALSSPADMYLEGSDQHRGWFHSSLLASVGTRGRAPYREVLTHGFVVDGQGRKMSKSVGNVVAPEEVIKKYGAEILRLWVAAQDYRDDIRISQEILTRLSEAYRRIRNTCRYILGNISDFDPANDSVPVEKMPEIDRWALHQLELLKEKVFRAYDEYEFHILYHAVNGFCTVEMSAFYLDILKDRVYTSRKDSVERRSAQTAMYLILETIVKVMAPVLSFTADEVWKYMPKRREESVHLSEFPPLRPEHRDDSLVERWDRIMKVRGEVSKALEQARVQKVIGHSLDAAVSISAPADLLEFLQGYAKELKSIFIVSRVDLVETLGEAAYEAEGLPGLRIRVTAAPGAKCERCWGYDEEIGRDSEHATICPKCLAAVK from the coding sequence ATGGATTACAAAGATACGCTCAATCTGCCGGTGACCGGCTTTCCAATGAAGGCGAACCTGACGCAGAAGGAGCTGGAAATACTGGACGAGTGGGAGAAGTCCGGGCTCTACGCTAAAATAGCCGAGTCGGGCAAAGAAAAGCCGCTGTACGTCCTTCACGACGGTCCGCCATACGCCAATGGCCATATTCACATCGGCCACGCTCTAAACAAGATTTTGAAGGACATTATCCTCAAAAGCAAACGGATGGCCGGTTTCCGTGCTCCCTACACGCCAGGTTGGGACTGTCACGGGCTCCCGATAGAGCTGCAGGTGGAGAAGAACCTGGGGTCGAAGAAACATGAAGTGACCAAGCTGCAGATGCGCAAGCAGTGCCGGGAGTATGCCGCCAAGTTCGTCGAGATCCAGAAGAAGGAATTCGAGCGGCTGGGTGTCCTCGGGGATTGGAAAGAACCATATCTCACCATGAATTATGTATATGAGGGCATTACCGCCCGCGAGCTTGCGCGATTCGCGGAAAACGGTTCCCTCTACCGGGGAAAGAAGCCGGTCCACTGGTGTTCCTCCTGTGTTACAGCCCTTGCCGAGGCGGAAGTAGAGTACGCCGATCATAAATCTCCGTCGGTTTATGTGAAGTTCCCGCTCCAGGAAGATATTTCCGCCACCGTTCCGGCGCTGGCAGGGAAAAATGTTTCCCTCGTCATATGGACCACCACCCCCTGGACCCTTCCGGCTAACCTGGCTATCTCCCTGCACCCGGAATTCACCTATGTTGCGCTGGAGACGGGGGATGATGTCCTTGTAGTCGCAGAGGGGCTCAAGGAGCCGTTCGAGAAGGCTACGGGGGTGCAGGGCAAGGTCATAGCATCATTCACTGCAGATATCCTCGATCACAGGAAGTGCCGCCATCCCTTCTACGACCGCGACTCGGTGATCCTCCTTGGTGAGCACGTGACGCTTGAAGCCGGCACCGGCTGCGTCCACACTGCGCCAGGCCACGGCCAGGACGACTACGAGATCGGCCTTCGGGAAGGCCTGGATATTTACAATCCCGTCGATAACCGGGGGCGCTTCCTTCAGAACGTGGAGTTCTTCGGCGGCCAGTACGTTTTCGAGGCAAACGCACAGGTGATCGAGAAGCTGAAAGAGGTGGGGGCGCTGGTCGGAAGCGGCGAGATCAGCCATTCCTACCCCCACTGCTGGCGCTGCAAGAAGCCGATCATCTTCCGCGCCACCGAGCAGTGGTTTATCGGGATGGAGCAGAACGACCTTCGAAAGCGTGCGCTGGACGAGATCAACAAGGTCAGCTGGATTCCCCGCTGGGGGAAGGAGCGGATCTATGGGATGGTGGAAAACCGCCCTGACTGGTGCATCTCCCGCCAGCGGAGCTGGGGTGTCCCCATCACCGCCTTTTACTGCACCTCGTGCGGAGAGGTCCTTGCTGAAGGAAAGCTGATGCACCACGTGGCGGACCTGTTTGTTGAGCACGGCTCCGACATCTGGTACGACTGGGATGCATCCCGCCTGCTTCCGGAGGGTACGACCTGCGGGTGCGGCGCGACGTCTTTCGAGAAGGAGATGGATATCCTCGATGTCTGGTTCGACTCGGGGGTCTCCCACGCGGCTGTTCTTGAGCAGAATCCGGCGCTTTCGTCACCGGCCGACATGTATCTGGAGGGTAGCGACCAGCACCGCGGCTGGTTCCACTCCTCTCTCCTTGCCAGCGTGGGCACCCGTGGCAGAGCTCCCTACCGGGAGGTCCTCACTCACGGCTTCGTGGTCGACGGGCAGGGAAGGAAGATGAGCAAATCTGTGGGCAATGTCGTAGCCCCCGAGGAGGTGATCAAGAAGTATGGCGCCGAGATACTGCGCCTCTGGGTTGCGGCCCAGGATTACCGCGACGACATCCGGATCTCCCAGGAGATCCTCACCCGGCTTTCCGAGGCGTACCGCCGCATCCGCAACACCTGCCGCTACATCCTCGGCAATATCAGCGATTTCGACCCGGCAAACGACTCCGTTCCCGTGGAGAAGATGCCCGAGATCGACCGCTGGGCCCTCCACCAGTTGGAGCTCCTCAAGGAGAAGGTGTTCCGGGCCTACGACGAATACGAGTTCCACATCCTCTACCACGCGGTGAACGGCTTCTGCACCGTGGAGATGAGCGCTTTTTACCTCGACATCCTCAAGGACCGGGTCTACACGAGCCGTAAGGACTCCGTAGAGCGGAGAAGTGCGCAGACAGCCATGTACCTCATTCTCGAAACCATCGTGAAGGTAATGGCGCCGGTTCTGTCATTCACCGCCGATGAGGTCTGGAAGTACATGCCTAAGCGGAGAGAAGAGAGCGTGCACCTGAGCGAGTTCCCGCCGCTTCGGCCGGAGCACCGTGACGACTCCCTCGTTGAGCGCTGGGACCGCATCATGAAGGTCCGGGGAGAGGTTTCCAAGGCGCTGGAGCAAGCCCGGGTACAGAAGGTGATCGGCCATTCTCTGGACGCCGCGGTGTCCATCTCCGCACCTGCCGATCTGCTGGAGTTCCTTCAGGGATATGCAAAGGAGTTGAAGAGCATCTTCATCGTCTCGCGTGTGGATCTGGTGGAGACGTTGGGAGAGGCGGCGTACGAGGCGGAAGGGCTACCCGGATTAAGGATCCGTGTAACCGCCGCGCCCGGTGCAAAGTGCGAGCGCTGCTGGGGGTACGACGAGGAGATCGGCAGGGACAGCGAGCACGCTACCATCTGCCCCAAATGTCTGGCTGCGGTAAAATAA
- the lspA gene encoding signal peptidase II produces MKSKYIILSAISLPVLILDQITKVYIDRTMDLHTSITVIENFFNITYMRNKGAAFSFLANFSYRLPFFILISLIAAIVIIVVIRRLRPDQKFAAASLSLIFSGAIGNLIDRVRLGEVIDFLDVHWYGHHWPAFNVADSAICVGVFLLAIDMFIEERRQKSLK; encoded by the coding sequence ATGAAATCGAAATACATTATTCTATCTGCTATTTCCCTGCCGGTACTGATTCTTGATCAGATCACCAAGGTCTACATCGACCGGACCATGGACCTGCACACGTCGATCACGGTCATCGAAAACTTCTTCAACATCACCTACATGCGGAACAAGGGGGCTGCCTTCAGCTTTCTTGCAAACTTCAGCTACCGGCTCCCCTTCTTCATCCTCATCTCGCTGATCGCGGCAATCGTAATCATCGTCGTGATACGGCGGCTGCGTCCGGACCAGAAATTCGCTGCAGCTTCGCTCTCCCTCATATTCTCGGGAGCCATCGGAAACCTCATCGACCGGGTCAGGCTGGGGGAGGTGATAGATTTCCTCGACGTTCACTGGTACGGCCATCACTGGCCGGCCTTCAACGTTGCTGACTCCGCTATCTGCGTCGGCGTTTTTCTTCTTGCCATAGACATGTTCATCGAGGAACGCAGGCAAAAATCCCTCAAGTAA
- a CDS encoding metallophosphoesterase — protein MDRSTLTLTRHRVHVPRLSPQFRGFTILHLSDLHCKQFGDGQAMLLDLIAGLSFDVVALTGDMVTAGNVQLRPTLEIIEALRNRPIYFVSGNHEWGSGKQEQITRSFEKAGAMVLRNEGNRIQRGREQLWLAGIEDPVGGECRLEDALAGIPENDVRILLSHVPYIFPDAARNQVDLVLAGHTHGGQIRLPFLGAPYVPRQGFFPRWSYGLYRSSSTNMVVTSGLGETSIPVRYNAKPEVVLVTLNQAEGDEARTDHMAEMVQPLKKGLKNLVKQL, from the coding sequence TTGGACCGTTCGACCCTCACCTTGACCCGTCATCGGGTGCATGTTCCCAGGCTGAGCCCTCAATTTCGCGGCTTCACCATACTCCACCTGAGCGACCTCCACTGCAAGCAGTTCGGCGACGGGCAGGCCATGCTACTGGACCTCATCGCCGGCCTGTCATTCGATGTCGTGGCGCTGACAGGTGACATGGTCACTGCAGGCAACGTTCAGCTGCGACCCACGCTCGAAATCATAGAAGCGCTCAGAAACCGCCCCATCTACTTCGTCAGCGGCAACCATGAATGGGGTTCGGGGAAGCAGGAACAGATAACCCGCTCATTTGAAAAGGCAGGGGCAATGGTTCTGAGGAACGAAGGTAACCGGATCCAGCGGGGAAGAGAGCAGCTCTGGCTGGCCGGCATAGAAGATCCGGTAGGCGGAGAATGCCGGCTGGAGGATGCCCTCGCCGGAATTCCTGAAAATGACGTGCGCATACTTCTTTCACATGTACCATACATTTTTCCGGATGCGGCGCGTAATCAAGTCGATCTTGTCCTTGCCGGGCATACCCACGGAGGTCAGATCCGGCTCCCTTTCCTCGGGGCACCGTACGTTCCCCGTCAAGGATTTTTCCCCCGTTGGAGTTACGGCCTCTACAGAAGCTCCTCGACCAATATGGTCGTTACAAGCGGCCTGGGCGAGACTTCGATCCCTGTAAGGTACAATGCAAAACCGGAAGTGGTTCTTGTCACTCTGAATCAAGCAGAGGGAGACGAAGCCCGGACGGACCACATGGCGGAAATGGTCCAACCGCTCAAGAAGGGGCTGAAGAACCTGGTGAAGCAGCTGTAG
- a CDS encoding glycosyltransferase, with translation MNARISILLPVRNEARFLPPALSSIFRQTFRDWELVAVDDGSTDETAEILHAAAREDTRVRLVAAPERGLVPALNAGLAFCTAPLVARMDGDDISHPRRLELQHAFMEQHPEVALVACNFRHFPRQNLRIGMLAYEKWQNSLSDHEEALRDLFVESPFVHPSVMFRKEAVLQVGGYRDMGWAEDYDLWQRLAAAGARFERLPQTLFFWRDRHERATRTMIEYSAEAFRACKLHHLQKGFLSGVDEVVLAGAGMEGRRWRAALAAAGIGVRCWVDVDPRKIGRVLHGSPVIPPDQIRADSGKMLVTIGTRGARDGIRAWAVAAGLREGYDFVCVT, from the coding sequence ATGAACGCCCGCATATCGATACTTCTCCCGGTCCGCAATGAAGCACGCTTTCTGCCCCCGGCGCTGTCCTCCATCTTTCGTCAGACATTCAGAGATTGGGAACTCGTCGCGGTTGACGACGGCTCAACCGACGAGACGGCGGAAATACTCCATGCAGCTGCGCGAGAAGACACACGGGTGCGCCTCGTGGCAGCACCGGAGCGTGGGCTTGTTCCTGCACTCAATGCCGGTCTTGCCTTCTGCACCGCCCCTCTAGTAGCGCGCATGGATGGGGATGACATCTCCCACCCCCGCCGCCTCGAACTGCAGCATGCATTCATGGAACAGCACCCGGAGGTCGCTCTCGTTGCATGCAATTTCCGCCACTTCCCCCGGCAGAACCTGCGGATAGGCATGCTTGCCTACGAGAAGTGGCAGAACTCCCTGTCGGACCATGAAGAGGCGCTGCGCGACCTGTTCGTAGAATCCCCCTTCGTTCACCCCAGCGTGATGTTCCGGAAAGAGGCGGTACTGCAGGTTGGAGGATACCGTGATATGGGATGGGCGGAGGATTACGATCTGTGGCAGCGATTGGCCGCTGCGGGTGCCCGTTTCGAACGCCTGCCCCAAACTCTCTTTTTCTGGAGGGATCGGCATGAACGCGCCACCCGCACAATGATTGAATACTCGGCAGAGGCATTCCGTGCGTGCAAACTCCATCACCTGCAAAAAGGTTTTCTCTCCGGGGTGGATGAAGTGGTGCTGGCCGGCGCCGGAATGGAAGGCCGGCGCTGGAGAGCCGCCCTCGCTGCAGCGGGAATAGGTGTACGGTGCTGGGTCGATGTGGACCCGCGCAAGATCGGCCGGGTGCTCCATGGCTCTCCCGTTATTCCGCCAGACCAAATTCGTGCTGATTCGGGTAAAATGCTCGTCACGATAGGCACCCGTGGGGCGCGGGACGGGATAAGGGCATGGGCGGTTGCGGCAGGGCTGCGGGAAGGGTATGATTTTGTCTGTGTCACGTAG
- a CDS encoding HU family DNA-binding protein, translating into MTKAELVEAVAKSASLSKAAAEKAVGAFISTVSGALKKGDRVTLVGFGSFEVANRKARTGRNPQTGKEIKISAAKVPKFRPGKALKDAVAKKK; encoded by the coding sequence ATGACGAAAGCAGAACTTGTTGAAGCCGTTGCAAAGTCTGCCAGCCTGTCCAAAGCTGCAGCAGAGAAAGCCGTAGGCGCTTTCATTTCAACGGTAAGCGGCGCCCTGAAGAAAGGTGATCGGGTAACCCTGGTCGGCTTCGGCAGCTTCGAAGTCGCCAACCGGAAAGCCCGCACCGGCAGGAACCCCCAGACCGGCAAGGAGATCAAGATTTCCGCTGCCAAAGTACCCAAGTTCCGTCCGGGCAAAGCACTCAAGGATGCCGTCGCCAAGAAGAAGTAA
- a CDS encoding penicillin-binding protein 1A, which translates to MQLYQGKQHNQRTQRRQKGGWAKKIVIIIASLAAVGILAFAGYFSYLLATLPKVDRLADYKPPIVSQVFGDDGSLVGEFYLERRTVVPVDKLPRKLIQAFVAAEDANFFQHKGIDYFGIVRAAIKNVLSMRKKEGASTITQQVAKSMLLTPEKSFSRKIKEAILATRMEKQLSKDEILYIYLNQIYMGAGAYGVQLAAETYFGKDVENLTLAEMAMLAGLPKAPNTYSPIKRMDKARERQAYVLERMVKQGYITPAEALHARNTPIVIHAKKKVNGEQSAYFLEQIRIQLEEKYGEDRLYKEGLKIYTTMNAEMQKAAYDGVVNGLKALDKRQGYRGPLKYLAESEVEAFCKQVEDGIEGASLKTGATYQGVVTAINPTRGDITVRVGERTGTLSRRDMTWAGKVQLVESFTRPEGKTKPITLGSVVEVSVLTADTNKTGARFALEQMPEAQAALVAVDPRNGSVKAMVGGYDFRKSQFNRAVQARRNPGSAFKPLIYAAAIEKGITTATLFDDAPVEYESGKEKAWKPKNYDNIYRGAVTMREALTNSINVVSVKILETIGVNYAIDFAKKVGITSPLSNNLTLALGSSSITPIELTTAYATFASGGYRVTPYLITKVVDQEGRVLEETSPPQVPVFTAATSAAGETGDSADNPSPTGLAPLQAISPETSYIITNLMESVVTSGTGQRARALGRPVAGKTGTTNDMKDAWFVGYIPQLVAGVWVGYDQERSLGYSGSGGQAAAPIWTEFMQRAVSGIPLQDFTVPPNVTFALIDSRTGFLAKEGSDGAVTECFISGTEPTSYGVEPPKGLVPVSTSP; encoded by the coding sequence ATGCAACTCTACCAGGGCAAACAGCATAACCAGCGAACGCAGCGAAGACAAAAAGGGGGCTGGGCGAAGAAAATCGTCATCATCATAGCCTCACTTGCGGCAGTCGGCATTCTCGCCTTTGCCGGCTATTTCTCTTATCTCCTGGCGACACTTCCGAAGGTTGACCGGCTAGCCGACTACAAGCCCCCCATCGTGTCCCAGGTGTTTGGCGACGATGGAAGCCTGGTCGGTGAGTTTTATCTTGAGCGTCGAACTGTGGTTCCGGTAGACAAGCTCCCCCGGAAGCTGATCCAGGCATTCGTCGCGGCAGAGGACGCCAATTTCTTCCAGCACAAGGGTATCGATTACTTCGGGATAGTTCGGGCAGCAATCAAAAATGTTCTCTCCATGCGCAAAAAGGAGGGAGCTTCCACCATTACACAACAGGTGGCGAAGTCGATGCTCCTGACTCCCGAAAAAAGCTTCTCGCGCAAGATCAAGGAGGCCATCCTTGCAACCAGGATGGAAAAGCAGCTCAGCAAGGACGAAATCCTCTACATATACCTCAATCAGATCTACATGGGGGCCGGCGCCTACGGAGTGCAACTGGCCGCTGAAACCTATTTCGGAAAGGACGTGGAGAACCTGACCCTTGCGGAAATGGCCATGCTGGCGGGGCTTCCCAAGGCGCCCAACACATATTCACCCATCAAACGCATGGACAAAGCGCGGGAGCGGCAGGCTTACGTTCTGGAACGGATGGTGAAGCAGGGATACATAACCCCGGCAGAAGCCCTCCATGCCAGGAACACCCCTATCGTAATTCATGCGAAGAAGAAGGTGAACGGCGAGCAATCGGCATATTTCCTCGAGCAGATACGGATCCAGCTGGAAGAGAAGTACGGGGAAGACCGCCTCTACAAGGAAGGCCTGAAGATCTACACCACCATGAACGCCGAAATGCAGAAAGCGGCCTACGACGGAGTCGTCAACGGCCTCAAGGCCCTCGACAAACGGCAGGGATACCGGGGACCGCTGAAGTACCTGGCGGAAAGCGAGGTGGAGGCGTTCTGCAAACAGGTGGAAGACGGAATCGAAGGCGCTTCTCTGAAAACGGGAGCCACCTACCAGGGAGTTGTTACAGCCATTAACCCCACCCGCGGCGACATCACTGTAAGAGTCGGAGAGCGGACCGGCACCCTGAGCCGCAGGGACATGACATGGGCAGGGAAGGTCCAGTTGGTCGAATCCTTTACCCGCCCCGAAGGTAAGACAAAGCCGATTACCCTCGGCTCCGTGGTGGAAGTCTCGGTGCTGACCGCCGACACTAACAAGACTGGAGCCCGCTTCGCGCTGGAACAGATGCCTGAGGCCCAGGCCGCCCTGGTGGCCGTCGACCCCCGCAACGGCAGCGTGAAGGCGATGGTTGGAGGCTACGACTTCAGGAAGAGCCAGTTCAACCGTGCCGTACAGGCGCGCAGAAATCCCGGGTCCGCATTCAAGCCGCTGATCTATGCAGCCGCCATTGAAAAAGGGATAACCACCGCAACGCTTTTCGATGATGCACCAGTCGAGTACGAAAGTGGCAAGGAAAAGGCCTGGAAACCCAAAAACTATGACAACATCTACCGGGGGGCGGTCACCATGCGGGAAGCCCTCACCAACTCAATCAATGTAGTGAGCGTCAAAATACTCGAAACCATCGGGGTCAACTATGCCATAGATTTTGCCAAGAAGGTCGGAATCACCTCACCCCTCTCAAACAATCTGACCCTGGCTCTGGGCTCTTCCAGCATAACACCCATCGAGCTTACCACTGCCTACGCTACCTTTGCTTCCGGAGGTTACCGTGTCACACCTTACCTCATCACGAAAGTAGTCGATCAGGAAGGGCGCGTGCTCGAAGAAACGTCCCCGCCCCAGGTCCCGGTGTTTACCGCTGCAACATCTGCTGCGGGTGAGACCGGCGATAGCGCGGATAACCCCTCTCCAACGGGACTGGCCCCCTTGCAGGCAATCTCGCCCGAAACATCCTATATCATAACGAACCTGATGGAGAGTGTCGTTACAAGCGGGACGGGTCAAAGAGCGAGGGCGCTGGGCCGGCCCGTTGCCGGAAAGACCGGAACCACCAACGACATGAAAGACGCATGGTTCGTAGGATATATCCCTCAACTGGTGGCAGGTGTATGGGTCGGATATGACCAGGAACGCTCTCTCGGCTACAGTGGCTCCGGGGGCCAGGCCGCGGCACCGATATGGACGGAATTCATGCAGCGCGCGGTGTCGGGTATCCCGCTTCAGGATTTCACGGTTCCGCCCAATGTAACCTTTGCCCTTATCGACAGCAGGACCGGTTTTCTGGCGAAGGAGGGAAGTGACGGCGCCGTAACGGAATGTTTCATTTCCGGAACGGAGCCAACAAGTTACGGCGTGGAGCCGCCAAAGGGGCTGGTACCGGTGAGCACTTCCCCCTGA
- the traF gene encoding conjugal transfer protein TraF — protein sequence MRNRIILNSLLLLLTAAPCSALEFQPVGSLGIGGAGVARTTNAYAGYWNPAGLAFSETAFSSRLNIGAGVRINSTMAENVDKIGKLDIEELDDININASGLTPALITQNREFAGKAVQFVGILDNLSKEDGNLTVNADAILAFQYRRFAIGGFSTAELAAVPRTETTAIRFGGTTTMNDFALGIGSLNAVRGGTQLLGDYYGQVVTAFGGGQQAEEIVSTLEAELVRSNPTSMTSEQARDALILMGNALRNQAPSLEDNQSKLEYTGIILIDFPISYGHQIDLGSFGKLGVGGSLKVIQARTFIGESQIVKLEDSGDIVEEITDHYKDSTGFGVDLGALWRYGDWLSVGIVGKNLNSPSFDTPVIAGIATRSIKVKPQVRTGVAVEPFSWLTLAADLDLTENDTILVGRKSRNFGGGLELHPFTWLKFRAGAYENLADGDVGIVGTAGLTIGTKWLSLDIDGAASPETGKFEDSKYPKEARIQTSLNIQF from the coding sequence ATGCGCAATAGGATCATACTCAATTCACTTCTGTTGCTCCTCACGGCAGCTCCCTGCTCAGCCCTCGAGTTTCAGCCGGTCGGTTCGCTCGGCATCGGGGGAGCCGGCGTCGCCAGGACAACCAACGCCTATGCAGGGTACTGGAACCCTGCGGGACTCGCCTTCTCCGAGACTGCCTTCTCTTCGAGGCTCAACATTGGAGCCGGGGTTAGGATCAACTCCACCATGGCGGAAAATGTAGACAAGATCGGAAAGCTGGACATCGAGGAGTTGGACGACATCAACATCAACGCGAGCGGCCTCACTCCCGCACTGATCACCCAGAACAGGGAGTTTGCCGGCAAGGCGGTGCAGTTTGTCGGCATTCTCGACAACCTGAGCAAAGAAGACGGGAACCTTACAGTAAATGCCGACGCGATCCTTGCGTTCCAGTACCGGCGCTTCGCCATCGGCGGCTTTTCCACGGCTGAACTGGCTGCCGTGCCGAGGACGGAGACGACGGCGATCCGCTTCGGCGGTACGACGACCATGAATGACTTCGCACTCGGGATCGGGTCTTTGAATGCGGTCCGGGGGGGGACACAGTTACTCGGAGACTACTACGGTCAAGTTGTTACTGCTTTTGGGGGAGGGCAGCAGGCAGAGGAGATCGTAAGCACCCTCGAAGCTGAGCTGGTAAGGTCGAACCCTACAAGTATGACTTCGGAGCAGGCGAGGGATGCCCTGATTCTGATGGGCAACGCACTTCGGAACCAGGCGCCGAGCCTGGAAGACAACCAGTCGAAACTTGAGTACACCGGAATCATCCTCATCGATTTCCCTATCTCCTATGGCCATCAGATCGATCTCGGCAGTTTCGGCAAGCTTGGTGTCGGCGGCTCCTTAAAAGTGATCCAGGCCCGGACATTCATCGGGGAAAGCCAGATAGTGAAACTTGAGGACTCGGGAGACATCGTCGAAGAAATCACCGACCACTATAAGGATTCTACCGGTTTCGGCGTGGACCTGGGAGCTCTCTGGCGGTACGGCGACTGGCTGAGCGTCGGTATCGTGGGCAAGAACCTGAACTCCCCCTCGTTCGATACCCCGGTAATAGCTGGAATCGCCACACGGAGCATAAAGGTGAAACCGCAGGTCCGGACGGGTGTGGCGGTTGAACCTTTTTCATGGCTTACCCTGGCTGCCGACCTTGACTTGACGGAAAACGACACTATCCTCGTGGGGAGGAAAAGCAGGAACTTCGGTGGCGGCCTTGAACTTCACCCCTTCACGTGGCTGAAATTCCGTGCCGGCGCATATGAAAACCTCGCCGATGGTGATGTCGGGATTGTCGGGACTGCCGGACTTACCATCGGTACCAAGTGGCTCAGTCTCGACATTGACGGTGCGGCTTCTCCGGAGACCGGAAAATTCGAGGATTCCAAGTACCCGAAGGAAGCAAGAATTCAGACGAGCCTCAATATTCAGTTCTAG
- a CDS encoding DUF3187 family protein, whose protein sequence is MIQRNRIGAHASAPFLCMFMVLTAACSCLGAEITPFYTSNQSPIVQIFGLPAAESAILSPVGKGKGTLILDIANNFSVNRQGAEEILLDGESYRTTLALRYGIADRLEAGLDVPVVGHAGGIFDSFIEGWHEFFSLPEGGRKDEPRDRVLYRYQRGGENRLLNADSSFGIGDIRISGAWQLYNDRQQNPRAVALRGSLKLPTGESGRLHGSGSTDFSLWLTGSDDYALAFGHATLFGAAGGMVMTGGDILPGQQRKIAGFGSLGAGWSPLDWIAFKAQLSGHTPFFRGSGLRELSSAALQLLIGGTLAFSERISLDIGVSEDVAVGTSPDIALHLALRRQF, encoded by the coding sequence ATGATTCAGAGGAATCGGATCGGGGCGCACGCAAGTGCGCCCTTTCTTTGCATGTTCATGGTGCTGACCGCCGCATGTAGCTGCCTTGGTGCCGAGATCACTCCCTTCTACACCTCGAATCAGAGTCCGATCGTGCAGATATTCGGGCTTCCGGCGGCAGAGAGCGCAATACTTTCCCCGGTGGGGAAAGGTAAGGGGACGCTCATCCTCGACATAGCCAATAACTTCTCTGTCAACCGCCAGGGAGCCGAGGAGATCCTGCTCGATGGCGAAAGTTACCGCACGACCCTTGCGCTGCGGTACGGTATAGCCGACAGGCTGGAAGCGGGGCTCGACGTTCCGGTTGTAGGACATGCGGGGGGCATATTCGATAGCTTCATCGAGGGGTGGCACGAGTTCTTTTCACTGCCGGAAGGAGGCCGAAAGGATGAGCCGCGCGACCGGGTTCTTTACCGGTACCAACGCGGGGGAGAGAACCGTCTGCTCAACGCTGATTCAAGTTTTGGAATCGGAGATATCCGCATATCCGGCGCGTGGCAGTTGTATAATGATCGACAGCAGAACCCGCGGGCAGTAGCACTGCGGGGAAGCCTCAAACTGCCGACAGGTGAGAGCGGCCGGCTCCACGGCAGCGGCAGTACCGATTTCTCGCTCTGGCTTACCGGCAGCGATGACTATGCGCTGGCTTTCGGCCATGCCACGCTTTTCGGTGCAGCCGGCGGAATGGTTATGACGGGAGGAGACATTCTCCCCGGCCAGCAGAGGAAGATAGCCGGTTTCGGCTCCCTTGGCGCAGGCTGGTCCCCGCTCGACTGGATAGCCTTCAAGGCCCAGCTCTCGGGCCACACCCCATTCTTCCGGGGAAGCGGGCTTAGAGAGTTGAGCAGCGCGGCACTCCAGTTGCTGATTGGCGGAACCCTCGCCTTTTCTGAAAGAATATCACTCGACATCGGCGTTTCCGAAGATGTCGCTGTCGGCACGTCTCCCGATATTGCCCTTCACCTTGCGCTGCGGCGCCAGTTCTGA